The Xanthomonas sontii genome contains a region encoding:
- a CDS encoding cytochrome c-type biogenesis protein: MSVLVARTRRRTPWWRLLVLLWLLGGAVPAFAQAVDPLPFKDRAQEQRFQQLTAQLRCLVCQNENLADSDATLARDLRHQVFAQLQAGRSDTQIKQYMVDRYSAFVLYDPPLAPGTWLLWFGPALLLLGGAAMVLATLRQRRRALGAVTTEAEDAW, encoded by the coding sequence ATGAGCGTGCTGGTCGCACGGACGCGCAGGCGCACGCCGTGGTGGCGGCTGTTGGTGCTGCTGTGGCTATTGGGCGGTGCAGTGCCGGCCTTCGCCCAGGCGGTGGACCCACTCCCCTTCAAGGACCGCGCGCAGGAGCAGCGCTTCCAGCAACTGACCGCGCAGTTGCGCTGTCTGGTGTGCCAGAACGAGAACCTGGCCGATTCCGACGCGACGCTGGCGCGCGACCTGCGCCACCAGGTGTTCGCGCAACTGCAGGCCGGGCGCAGCGATACGCAGATCAAGCAGTACATGGTCGATCGCTACTCGGCCTTCGTGCTGTACGACCCGCCGCTGGCGCCGGGCACCTGGCTGCTGTGGTTCGGGCCGGCGCTGTTGCTGCTGGGCGGTGCCGCGATGGTGCTGGCGACGCTGCGGCAACGCCGCCGCGCCCTTGGCGCCGTCACGACGGAAGCGGAGGACGCCTGGTGA
- a CDS encoding tetratricopeptide repeat protein encodes MTPGFLLAAAAMLGIALFAVLRPLLVQRSGAGRQRGVALLLALLLPLLGAGLYWRIGTPAALAGVPLQPLPPPAPDQTAQLLQGWLQQAWDAQQAQHPHEAQQAYAQALRIAPDNVEALLGWAETDMAQRTDLTVGSAARAMLDRVLAQQPDNQRALWMHGIAAFQQQRYADAAGDWRHLSTLLPAASPLREAVTQKIAAAEAMVAKTGAAAATPH; translated from the coding sequence GTGACGCCCGGCTTTCTGCTCGCCGCCGCCGCGATGCTGGGCATTGCCCTGTTCGCGGTGTTGCGCCCGTTGCTCGTCCAGCGTTCCGGCGCAGGTCGGCAACGCGGCGTCGCGCTGCTGCTTGCGCTGCTGCTGCCGTTGCTGGGCGCCGGCCTGTACTGGCGCATCGGCACACCCGCTGCCCTGGCCGGCGTCCCGCTGCAACCGCTGCCGCCGCCCGCGCCGGACCAGACCGCGCAACTGCTGCAAGGCTGGCTGCAGCAGGCCTGGGATGCGCAACAGGCGCAGCACCCACACGAAGCGCAGCAGGCCTATGCGCAGGCGCTGCGGATCGCCCCGGACAACGTCGAGGCCCTGCTCGGCTGGGCCGAGACCGACATGGCGCAACGCACCGATCTCACGGTGGGCAGCGCCGCACGCGCCATGCTCGACCGGGTGCTGGCGCAGCAGCCGGACAACCAGCGGGCGCTGTGGATGCACGGCATCGCCGCCTTCCAGCAGCAGCGCTATGCCGATGCGGCCGGCGACTGGCGCCACTTGTCGACCCTGCTGCCCGCCGCATCGCCACTGCGCGAGGCGGTGACGCAGAAGATCGCCGCCGCCGAAGCGATGGTCGCAAAAACAGGCGCAGCGGCCGCCACGCCACACTGA
- a CDS encoding response regulator, which produces MKILVVDDYRTMRRVIRMLLGQLGYDDVVEAADGEAALAAMRAEKIGLVISDWNMAPMTGLELLRAVRSDAQLKGTPFLMTVTEGRSDKVIEIREAGVSGYIVKPFNADMLKEKIASAL; this is translated from the coding sequence ATGAAGATTCTGGTCGTCGACGACTACCGCACGATGCGGCGCGTCATCCGCATGCTGTTGGGCCAGCTCGGCTATGACGACGTTGTCGAAGCCGCCGACGGCGAGGCGGCGCTGGCCGCGATGCGGGCGGAGAAGATCGGCCTGGTCATTTCCGACTGGAACATGGCGCCGATGACCGGTCTGGAGCTGCTGCGGGCGGTTCGCAGCGACGCACAGCTGAAAGGCACGCCGTTCCTGATGACGGTCACCGAGGGGCGCAGCGACAAGGTGATCGAGATCCGCGAAGCCGGTGTCAGCGGCTACATCGTCAAGCCGTTCAATGCGGACATGCTGAAGGAGAAGATCGCGTCCGCGCTGTGA
- a CDS encoding DUF3649 domain-containing protein, with amino-acid sequence MHPVPPAPPRLSTPPTAASRGLPPWLGVLARTLAAIVGGYALAAATSVLLPMLWPSARAQAVLSGMMLGILVCACTALWAFAARSAGRAWLGIAALLAPMALTIAWLQQHAP; translated from the coding sequence ATGCATCCAGTTCCGCCAGCGCCGCCGCGCCTCTCCACGCCGCCCACCGCCGCCTCGCGCGGGCTGCCGCCCTGGCTGGGCGTGCTGGCGCGGACCCTGGCCGCGATCGTCGGCGGCTATGCGCTGGCCGCGGCCACCTCCGTGCTGCTGCCGATGCTGTGGCCATCGGCGCGCGCGCAGGCGGTGTTGAGCGGCATGATGCTGGGCATCCTGGTCTGCGCCTGCACCGCGCTGTGGGCGTTCGCCGCCCGTAGTGCCGGGCGCGCCTGGCTGGGCATCGCGGCATTGCTGGCACCTATGGCGCTGACCATCGCCTGGCTGCAGCAGCACGCGCCATGA
- a CDS encoding PepSY domain-containing protein: MKQGFRQSMAWLHTWSGLLVSWVLLLIFMAGTASYFRNEISQWMRPELPRTQPSTDVVAARAVALLQREAPRSPQWFVSLANPRAPFTDLFWRNPPPTDGTRPSRKELFGSALLDPVSGEASQTRETRGGDFFYRLHFDLHYMPALWARYIVGFCAMFMLVAIISGVITHKKIFKDFFTFRPAKGQRSWLDFHNASAVLALPYHAMITYTGLVTLMLMYLPWGIQTAYPDAEQAFYAEAFQEPQNLREASGTPGHMLPIAQLLDVARREWGAQAPIAGFTVYNAGDAAAAIQIRQGDGQRLGYTTPSLLLDAASGQILGRSGELGAAAETRSTLYGLHLAHFAGPWLRWLFFGCGLLGCLMVASGAILWAVKERPKHAKAGRIGLGLRLVDALNIGTVAGLPIAFAAYFWGNRLLPLHLESRPESEAAVFFLAWAAALVAAQVWPKRAMWAWQLYVGAALFGLLPLLNAVTTDAHLGVSLLAGDWALAGFDLVCLFLGIALALAARRMQRWQPPLSAAERRARDRGGSGKPVLVTEGA; encoded by the coding sequence ATGAAGCAGGGATTCCGCCAATCGATGGCCTGGCTGCACACCTGGAGCGGCCTGCTGGTGTCGTGGGTGCTGCTGCTGATCTTCATGGCCGGCACCGCCAGCTATTTCCGCAACGAGATCAGCCAGTGGATGCGTCCGGAACTGCCGCGTACGCAGCCGAGCACCGACGTGGTGGCCGCACGCGCGGTGGCGCTGCTGCAGCGCGAGGCGCCACGGTCGCCGCAGTGGTTCGTGTCGCTGGCCAACCCGCGCGCGCCGTTCACCGACCTGTTCTGGCGCAATCCGCCGCCGACCGACGGCACCCGCCCGAGTCGCAAGGAACTGTTCGGCAGCGCCCTGCTCGACCCGGTCAGCGGCGAGGCCAGCCAGACCCGCGAGACCCGCGGCGGCGACTTCTTCTACCGCCTGCACTTCGACCTGCACTACATGCCGGCGCTGTGGGCGCGCTACATCGTCGGCTTCTGCGCGATGTTCATGCTGGTGGCGATCATCAGCGGCGTGATCACCCACAAGAAGATCTTCAAGGACTTCTTCACCTTCCGCCCGGCCAAGGGCCAGCGCTCGTGGCTGGACTTCCATAACGCCAGCGCGGTGCTCGCCCTGCCCTACCACGCGATGATCACCTACACCGGGCTGGTCACGCTGATGCTGATGTACCTGCCCTGGGGCATCCAGACCGCCTATCCGGACGCCGAGCAGGCGTTCTACGCCGAGGCCTTCCAGGAGCCGCAGAACCTGCGCGAAGCCAGCGGCACGCCCGGCCACATGCTGCCGATCGCGCAACTGCTGGACGTGGCGCGCCGCGAATGGGGCGCGCAGGCGCCGATCGCCGGCTTCACTGTCTACAACGCCGGCGACGCTGCCGCCGCCATCCAGATCCGCCAGGGCGACGGCCAGCGCCTGGGCTACACCACGCCCTCGCTGCTGCTGGACGCGGCCAGCGGGCAGATCCTGGGCCGCAGCGGCGAACTCGGCGCCGCCGCGGAAACCCGCAGCACCCTGTACGGCCTGCACCTGGCGCACTTCGCCGGTCCCTGGCTGCGCTGGCTGTTCTTCGGCTGCGGCCTGCTCGGCTGCCTGATGGTGGCCAGCGGCGCGATCCTGTGGGCGGTCAAGGAGCGGCCCAAGCACGCCAAGGCCGGGCGCATCGGTCTGGGCCTGCGCCTGGTCGACGCGCTCAACATCGGCACCGTGGCCGGGCTGCCGATCGCCTTCGCCGCCTATTTCTGGGGCAACCGGCTGCTGCCGCTGCACCTGGAATCGCGCCCGGAAAGCGAAGCGGCGGTGTTCTTCCTGGCCTGGGCCGCGGCCCTGGTCGCCGCGCAGGTGTGGCCGAAGCGCGCGATGTGGGCCTGGCAATTGTATGTGGGCGCGGCACTGTTCGGATTGCTGCCGCTGCTCAACGCCGTCACCACCGATGCGCACCTGGGCGTGAGCCTGCTGGCCGGAGACTGGGCGCTGGCCGGATTCGACCTGGTCTGCCTGTTCCTCGGTATCGCGCTGGCGCTGGCCGCGCGGCGCATGCAGCGCTGGCAACCGCCGCTGTCGGCGGCCGAACGCCGCGCCCGCGACCGCGGCGGATCCGGCAAGCCGGTCCTGGTCACGGAGGGCGCATGA
- a CDS encoding DUF3325 domain-containing protein: MTVLGLCLAFSGFVALCLGMEKHQLDLYGARRAAAPRLRQLQAAGWLLLSAAFACCVAARGWGIGPVLWVGSLSASAALLTLGLLPYRPRLIVPLALLAPPLGVGAALLG, from the coding sequence ATGACCGTCCTCGGCCTGTGCCTGGCCTTCTCCGGCTTCGTCGCGCTGTGCCTGGGCATGGAGAAGCACCAGCTCGACCTGTACGGCGCACGCCGCGCCGCCGCGCCGCGCCTGCGGCAACTGCAGGCCGCCGGCTGGCTGCTGTTGAGCGCGGCGTTCGCCTGCTGCGTGGCCGCGCGCGGCTGGGGCATCGGCCCGGTGCTGTGGGTGGGTTCGCTCAGCGCCAGCGCGGCGCTGCTGACCCTGGGCCTGCTGCCGTACCGGCCGCGGCTGATCGTGCCGCTGGCGTTGCTGGCGCCGCCGCTGGGCGTCGGCGCCGCCCTGCTGGGTTGA
- a CDS encoding DUF190 domain-containing protein — protein sequence MSEARTMQGYQLTFFTEQERRHRHAPIGEWLLQFAKAHGACGGTVIGGLEGFDHGGHLHATHFFELAEQPLAVTVSVDEAACQRLMQALAEEELDLSYVKVPVEYGRVGKAVA from the coding sequence ATGAGCGAGGCGAGGACGATGCAAGGCTATCAACTGACGTTCTTCACCGAACAGGAGCGGCGGCACCGACATGCGCCGATCGGCGAATGGTTGCTGCAGTTCGCCAAGGCGCATGGCGCCTGCGGCGGCACGGTGATCGGCGGGCTCGAAGGCTTCGATCACGGCGGCCACCTGCACGCCACGCACTTTTTCGAGCTGGCCGAACAGCCACTCGCGGTCACCGTGTCGGTGGACGAGGCCGCCTGCCAGCGGCTGATGCAGGCCTTGGCGGAGGAAGAACTCGATCTGAGCTACGTGAAAGTGCCGGTCGAGTATGGACGCGTGGGCAAGGCGGTCGCCTAG
- the crcB gene encoding fluoride efflux transporter CrcB, with protein MNTLQTIVAIGIGAMIGALARYALSLAMNGVVPQIPMGTLASNLIAAYIVGAGIAFFAAMPTLSPAWRLFVITGLAGGLSTFSTFSAELLLLLRDGRLGWSAAMLAMHVGGSLLMTLLGMFTISLVRNA; from the coding sequence ATGAACACGCTCCAGACCATTGTCGCGATCGGGATCGGCGCGATGATCGGCGCCTTGGCGCGCTACGCCTTGAGCCTGGCGATGAACGGCGTGGTGCCGCAGATCCCGATGGGAACGCTGGCGTCCAACCTGATCGCGGCCTACATCGTCGGGGCCGGCATCGCCTTCTTCGCGGCGATGCCGACGCTGTCGCCGGCGTGGCGCCTGTTCGTGATCACCGGGCTGGCTGGGGGGTTGTCGACGTTCTCGACGTTCTCGGCCGAGCTGTTATTGCTGTTGCGCGATGGCCGTCTGGGCTGGTCGGCGGCAATGCTGGCGATGCATGTGGGCGGCTCGCTGCTGATGACGTTGCTGGGCATGTTCACCATCTCACTGGTCCGCAACGCATGA
- a CDS encoding voltage-gated chloride channel family protein has product MPKLQRLEQFELLPYLGKWLVIALIVGTLAGSASALFLFSLDGATAWREAHRWAIWLLPVAGFGVGLVYHLLGKAVDGGNNLIIDEIHDPKKVVPLRMVPLVLGGTVVSHLFGASVGREGTAVQMGGALADQLTHVLRLQRPDRRMLLMAGISAGFASVFGTPLAGAVFGLEVLAIGRMRYDALFPCVVAAIVADQVCRAWGVQHTAYAIGQVVPVSGASVMAVVAAGIVFGLVGMLFATATHHVGGLVKRTVAYAPLRPALGGIVIATAVWALDAYHYVGLGIPDIVRSFRQPMAPWDFLGKFAFTVASLGSGFKGGEVTPLFYIGATLGNALAPLLHLPFPLLAGIGFVAVFAGAANTPIATTLMAMELFGADIGPLAAIGCVTAFLFSGHTGIYHAQRVGHGKHRRAAGPMPEALRIADLGQLRRRPLPVQDTAVDADAERLP; this is encoded by the coding sequence ATGCCCAAGTTGCAACGCCTGGAACAGTTCGAATTGCTGCCCTACCTGGGCAAATGGTTGGTTATTGCCCTGATCGTCGGCACGCTGGCAGGCAGCGCGTCGGCGTTGTTCCTGTTTTCCCTCGACGGCGCCACGGCCTGGCGCGAAGCGCATCGCTGGGCGATCTGGTTGCTGCCCGTCGCCGGATTCGGCGTCGGCCTGGTCTACCACCTGCTGGGCAAGGCGGTCGATGGCGGCAACAACCTCATCATCGACGAGATCCACGATCCGAAGAAGGTCGTGCCGCTGCGGATGGTGCCGCTGGTACTGGGTGGGACGGTGGTGTCGCACCTGTTCGGCGCATCGGTGGGTCGCGAAGGGACCGCGGTGCAGATGGGCGGGGCCTTGGCAGACCAGCTCACGCATGTGCTGCGTCTGCAGCGTCCGGACCGGCGCATGCTGTTGATGGCCGGCATCAGCGCCGGTTTCGCCTCGGTGTTCGGCACGCCGCTGGCGGGCGCGGTGTTCGGCCTGGAAGTGCTGGCGATCGGCCGCATGCGCTACGACGCGCTGTTCCCCTGCGTCGTCGCCGCGATCGTCGCCGACCAGGTGTGCCGCGCCTGGGGCGTCCAGCACACCGCGTATGCGATCGGCCAGGTGGTGCCGGTAAGCGGCGCCAGCGTGATGGCCGTGGTCGCCGCGGGCATCGTGTTCGGCCTGGTCGGCATGCTGTTCGCCACCGCGACGCACCACGTCGGTGGACTGGTCAAGCGCACGGTCGCGTATGCGCCCCTGCGACCGGCCCTTGGTGGCATCGTGATCGCCACGGCAGTGTGGGCGCTGGATGCCTACCACTATGTCGGACTGGGCATTCCCGACATCGTGCGGTCCTTTCGGCAGCCGATGGCGCCGTGGGATTTCCTGGGCAAGTTCGCGTTCACCGTGGCCTCGCTGGGCAGCGGCTTCAAGGGTGGGGAAGTGACGCCCTTGTTCTACATCGGCGCGACCCTGGGCAATGCGCTGGCGCCGCTGCTGCACCTGCCGTTCCCCTTGCTTGCCGGCATCGGCTTCGTGGCGGTCTTCGCGGGAGCGGCCAACACGCCGATCGCCACCACGTTGATGGCGATGGAACTGTTCGGCGCCGATATCGGACCGCTGGCGGCGATCGGCTGCGTCACCGCCTTCCTGTTTTCGGGGCACACCGGCATCTATCACGCGCAACGCGTCGGGCACGGCAAGCATCGTCGCGCCGCAGGTCCGATGCCGGAGGCGCTGCGGATCGCCGACCTGGGGCAGTTGCGGCGCCGGCCGTTGCCTGTGCAGGACACGGCGGTGGACGCCGACGCGGAGCGGTTGCCGTGA
- a CDS encoding replication-associated recombination protein A, which produces MAKRRPFASDTPDLLSVDREAMRPLAERMRPRTLDEMVGQKRLLAPTSALRRAVASGRVHSMILWGPPGCGKTTLALLLAQYAEAEFKAISAVLSGLPEVRGVLAEAAQRFADGRRTVLFVDEVHRFNKAQQDAFLPHIERGTILFVGATTENPSFELNSALLSRCRVHVLEAVSPQDIAEALQRALHDPERGLGAEHLQVSDAALLEIAGAADGDVRRALTLLEIAAELAQDEGGEITAQTLQQVLADRTRRFDKGGEQFYDQISALHKSVRSSNPDAALYWLTRMLDGGCDPSYLARRLTRMAIEDIGLADPRAQSMALEAWDIYERLGSPEGELAFAQLVLYLASTAKSNAGYAAFNQAKAEVRETGTQEVPLHLRNAPTKLMKTLGYGADYQYDHDAEGGIALDQTGFPDAMGERVYYRPVERGLEIKLKDKLDRLRAAREQARAEKAGTRG; this is translated from the coding sequence ATGGCCAAACGCAGACCCTTCGCTTCCGATACCCCAGACCTGTTGAGCGTCGACCGCGAGGCCATGCGCCCGCTGGCCGAGCGCATGCGACCGCGCACGCTCGACGAGATGGTCGGGCAGAAGCGCCTGCTGGCGCCGACCAGCGCGTTGCGCCGCGCGGTCGCGTCCGGACGCGTGCATTCGATGATCCTGTGGGGGCCGCCCGGCTGCGGCAAGACCACCCTGGCGCTGCTGCTGGCGCAGTACGCCGAAGCCGAGTTCAAGGCGATCTCGGCGGTGCTGTCCGGCCTGCCGGAGGTGCGGGGGGTACTGGCCGAGGCCGCGCAGCGTTTCGCCGATGGCCGCCGCACGGTGCTGTTCGTCGACGAGGTGCACCGCTTCAACAAGGCGCAGCAGGACGCGTTCCTGCCGCACATCGAGCGCGGCACCATCCTGTTCGTCGGCGCCACCACCGAGAATCCCTCGTTCGAGCTGAATTCGGCGCTGCTGTCGCGCTGCCGCGTGCACGTGCTGGAGGCGGTGTCGCCGCAGGACATCGCCGAGGCGCTGCAGCGGGCGCTGCACGATCCAGAGCGTGGGCTCGGTGCCGAGCACCTGCAGGTCTCCGATGCGGCCTTGCTGGAGATCGCCGGCGCCGCCGATGGCGACGTGCGGCGCGCGCTGACATTGCTGGAAATCGCCGCCGAGCTGGCCCAGGACGAGGGCGGGGAGATCACCGCGCAGACCCTGCAGCAGGTGCTGGCCGACCGCACCCGCCGCTTCGACAAGGGCGGCGAGCAGTTCTACGACCAGATCTCGGCGCTGCACAAGTCGGTGCGCAGTTCCAATCCTGATGCGGCGCTGTACTGGCTCACACGCATGCTCGACGGCGGCTGCGACCCGTCCTACCTGGCGCGGCGGCTGACCCGCATGGCGATCGAGGACATTGGCCTGGCCGACCCGCGTGCGCAGTCGATGGCGCTGGAAGCCTGGGACATCTACGAGCGCCTGGGCAGCCCCGAAGGCGAACTGGCCTTCGCGCAACTGGTGCTGTACCTGGCCAGCACCGCCAAGTCCAACGCCGGCTATGCCGCGTTCAACCAGGCCAAGGCCGAGGTGCGCGAGACCGGCACCCAGGAGGTGCCGCTGCATCTGCGCAACGCGCCGACCAAACTGATGAAGACCCTGGGCTACGGTGCGGATTACCAGTACGACCACGACGCCGAAGGCGGCATCGCCCTGGACCAGACCGGCTTCCCCGATGCGATGGGCGAGCGCGTGTACTACCGGCCGGTGGAGCGCGGCCTGGAGATCAAGCTCAAGGACAAGCTCGACCGCCTGCGCGCCGCGCGCGAGCAGGCGCGGGCAGAGAAGGCCGGGACGCGCGGCTGA
- the dmeF gene encoding CDF family Co(II)/Ni(II) efflux transporter DmeF: protein MSHHDTLDTFTHQHDFLGTRHERNARRTWSVVALTAAMMVVEIVAGWWTGSMALLADGLHMATHAGALSLAGFAYWFARRHRHNPRFTFGTGKVGDLAGFSSALILALIALGIGVESALRLAQPVHIAYDEALWIAALGLLVNLLSAWMLGADHHHDHGHGHGDHHDHDHGHAHAAHRHDDHAHAHHDGHDHHHAHGHDHHRPHDHHGHAHAHAAPAHSHDRHAHADHNLRSAYMHVLADALTSVMAIVALLLAKYLGWTWTDALMGIVGAIVIARWSLALLRDTGAVLLDASAPAALQAQIRDRLQQDDERIADLHVWRVGPGQHAAIVSLVTHKPRPAAFYHARLQGVATLGHVSIEVQTCPN, encoded by the coding sequence ATGAGCCACCACGACACCCTGGACACCTTTACCCACCAGCACGACTTCCTCGGCACGCGCCACGAGCGCAATGCGCGCCGCACCTGGTCGGTGGTGGCGCTGACCGCCGCGATGATGGTCGTGGAGATCGTCGCCGGCTGGTGGACCGGCTCGATGGCGCTGCTGGCCGACGGCCTGCACATGGCCACCCACGCCGGGGCGCTGTCGCTGGCCGGCTTCGCCTACTGGTTCGCGCGCCGGCACCGGCACAACCCGCGCTTCACCTTCGGCACCGGCAAGGTCGGCGACCTGGCCGGCTTCTCCAGCGCGCTGATCCTGGCGCTGATCGCCCTGGGCATCGGCGTGGAGTCGGCACTGCGCCTGGCGCAGCCGGTGCACATCGCCTACGACGAGGCCCTGTGGATCGCGGCGCTGGGCCTGCTGGTGAACCTGCTCAGCGCCTGGATGCTGGGCGCCGACCACCATCACGATCATGGGCATGGGCACGGCGATCATCACGACCACGATCACGGCCATGCCCACGCCGCGCATCGGCATGACGACCATGCGCACGCGCACCACGATGGGCATGACCACCATCACGCGCACGGTCACGACCATCACCGCCCTCACGATCACCACGGTCACGCGCACGCCCATGCCGCGCCCGCGCACAGCCACGACCGCCACGCGCACGCCGATCACAACCTGCGCTCGGCCTACATGCACGTGCTGGCCGACGCGCTGACCTCGGTGATGGCGATCGTCGCCCTGTTGCTGGCCAAGTACCTGGGCTGGACCTGGACGGATGCGTTGATGGGCATCGTCGGCGCCATCGTCATCGCCCGCTGGTCGCTGGCGCTGCTGCGCGACACCGGCGCGGTGCTGCTCGACGCCTCGGCGCCGGCGGCGCTGCAGGCGCAGATCCGCGACCGCCTGCAGCAGGACGACGAGCGCATCGCCGACCTGCACGTGTGGCGGGTCGGCCCCGGCCAGCATGCGGCGATCGTGTCGCTGGTGACGCACAAGCCGCGGCCGGCGGCGTTCTACCACGCACGCCTGCAGGGCGTGGCCACGCTGGGCCACGTCAGTATCGAAGTGCAGACCTGCCCCAACTGA
- the lolA gene encoding outer membrane lipoprotein chaperone LolA: protein MLRTLRYTILATALLAGSAFAGAREDLTAFTRGLKGLDGQFAQKVYDGKGTLKESSSGRVALSAPRLFRWEYRKPYTQLIVADGSKVWVYDPDLKQATVRAQGSEEQNSPLTALIDPGKLDRQYDVSEEAVARDGLQWLTMTPKVDTEASFQMAKLGFDRNGLARMEVVDPVGQRTDISFSDWKRNPAFAAGTFRYVPDKDVDVVGDR, encoded by the coding sequence ATGCTTCGCACACTCCGCTACACCATCCTCGCCACCGCGCTGCTGGCCGGCTCCGCCTTCGCCGGCGCCCGCGAGGACCTCACCGCCTTCACCCGCGGGCTGAAGGGCCTGGACGGCCAGTTCGCGCAGAAGGTCTACGACGGCAAGGGCACGCTGAAGGAAAGCTCCAGCGGCCGCGTCGCGCTGTCGGCGCCGCGCCTGTTCCGCTGGGAGTACCGCAAGCCCTATACCCAGCTGATCGTCGCCGACGGCAGCAAGGTCTGGGTCTACGACCCGGACCTGAAGCAGGCCACGGTGCGCGCGCAGGGCAGCGAGGAACAGAACAGCCCGCTGACCGCGCTGATCGACCCGGGCAAGCTCGACCGCCAGTACGACGTCAGCGAAGAGGCGGTGGCCCGCGACGGGCTGCAATGGCTGACCATGACGCCGAAGGTGGACACCGAGGCCAGCTTCCAGATGGCCAAGCTCGGCTTCGACCGCAACGGCCTGGCGCGCATGGAAGTGGTCGACCCGGTCGGCCAGCGCACCGACATCAGCTTCAGCGACTGGAAGCGCAATCCGGCCTTCGCCGCCGGCACCTTCCGCTACGTCCCGGACAAGGACGTGGACGTGGTCGGCGACCGCTGA